A segment of the Salminus brasiliensis chromosome 1, fSalBra1.hap2, whole genome shotgun sequence genome:
ACGGACTTGCCCTCCTTGGCCTGGGTCTGCGTCTGTGCCGAGGACTGCAGGGGGCCTCCTTCTCTGTAGGCCTGCgtaatacacacaaaataacaTCTTCATCACAGTGATACATAAGCACCTTGCAATGCATTATACCACATTGGTAAATGCATTATTGGACATGAAAACTCTAATGAAAAGTCTGATTATAAAGCAGTGGAAAAAGGTCTAGCGCAGTCTGGTCGTGGATTGAATCTAACGTGACCATTATGATACACTCCACATGTAATGTACAGGGGCATTTGCTGTGGACTGCCCCACTGGAGCTGCCTGATTTCAGTTAGCTGGCAACAACAGAAAAACTATTCTTTCtaagtcagtgaagcatcaaaAGCTTcacaaaaaagatctttaagcTGTAAATTTAGGAGTAAAATAATGGTGCTTTAAGACCTGCCATAAATAGAGACTGCTTGGACTTTCTTTATAAATTTGTTAGCCTTTTTCTaccagtttggtactgccaagtAACCCATTCGTTTGTAACTCCCCTTagaactagcaatgctcccaacactaggagggtaaacacatgcctcctccaacacatgtgaagccagacaCCGCCTCTTATCGAACTGCCACCGATGCTGCATTGCCAGGCAGTTGACACGCTTGGTGGAAAGCGCCTGGTCTCCAGCTTCACTGcaccagccaacagatgcctgtgccagccaacatcgcttaatagtgataaagggagagagtgccatctacgcCCTCGGAACGAGCACGgcctactgatggcaaagcggcattaGTTAGCGTTGAAACTCCccacccctgggccatagtggtagcgcgtTAGACTGtggagccactctgagccctacTTCTTTAATATCAAAAACTACCTATCAAATCCACAGGAATTCATGTGAAAGGCAAGTTTGCATGTATTATGACTTTTGATTTAAACACATGAATGACTCGTCTCCCAGCTTTTTTCTAAATCAAGTTTTAAGGTACAGATTGCCCTGCAAATACTTTAATTAGACATTAACAAGCTGTTGGTTAAGTGGCAGTTTTGTTCCTCCAGTTACTGACTgctgctagctaggttagctggCTACATAGCTAGTGATCTGTTATTTGTAACGTGCTACTGACTACCTTCGTCAATGTTAGTTCTAGCCAAGCTAATTTTTGTTAGTGGTTGTTCAGTCAGTCTTTTTCAAtgatttttacatgtttttgacACGACGACAAGGAGACGTTGTCCCAAAATCCTAAGGAGAGCAGAGAAGGTAAATGTCAAACGGTTGAGGGGCAtttctctttttaaacataTGAGGTTTCTTACAGCAAGTATTATAGCCATTCATTATtgtgctcatttgcatattatatCCTTTAGTGTCCAGTATCGCAATAATGATACAAGCGGTGTGTCACTCCTGCTTACTTCTCTGGATTTTGACGACTCCTTTTCTGGTTTCCGGTAGTGGTGGTAGTGCGAGGGCCGATGGTgagggtggtgatggtgatgatggtgagagTATGGTGAGGAAGATTTGGAGGATGGAGGCAGAGGGGTGGAGTGGCTTCTTGCTCGGAGGCCTGGTGCCGGACCTAACTGCCCATCcttcctgtctttctctctctctttctctcctcctgaTCCCTCTTTGGAGCTGCACGTGCCGGCATTTGGAGGCAGGCTCGAAGGTGACTGACCACTGGAGCTGCCTGATTTGCCAGAGCTGCTCTTGTGCTGCGCTGAAATGCCACTGGAGGCAGCGGCGGGCTGGGGGAAGGCCAGGAGAGGTGGTTTGTGTTGCAGCAGGTTGGGAAACGGCGCTGGGATCTTGCTGGAGCTGCCAATTTCCGATTCCGACTTGGTTCCTGGCAGGAGGAAGGGGGTGGGAGCACGGGGCGGGTGGGGCGAAGCTGAAAGGGGCTGTTGGGGCACAGGGGTGGaagaggcagaggaggtggaggacgGAAGAGGGGAGGAGTGGGAGATGGATACGGCAGCTTTGGGTTTGGAGGAGGACGAAGGGCAGGAAGGCGAGGAGGATGTCGGccgagggagggaggaagaagTTGAGGAGGAAGAGATGGAAGAAGCATGGTGGTAGGCTTTGGCCGACTTGTGTTTGGGTGGCAGGCGGCGTTGGGCGTCACGTGCTGCATCCTCAGCTATAGGATACTTCATCTCCTCATAAATGGCCTCACCCTGGTCCGAGTCAGAGTCAGGGGTGGTGGCGCTGGGTGAAAGCATTAAATggttaataaaaaatactactGATGATGCTAGTCATtttatatcattaatatatCATATAAAAGTCAAAGGTGTCAATAAATCAACAGGGAGGGCAagagacagtcagtcagagaaagaaaaagagagaaagagagagagggggagagatgcTAAGATTGTCAGTAGATGAAGATTTGACGCTCTTCTGTCATACCTGGGAGTAAGTGGGTGTGGAGTTTGGGCGCCAGTGGTCTCTCTGGTAAACACTTGACCCACCATCTCGATGTAGACAGGTTCATCGTCCCCACCCTCACCATGAGGCGATGGATCTGCACTCTGGAAGGGAAGAGGTGTTGCTGGGGGTGGGACACGGGGTGGTGGGGGGTCAAAGGAGAGTTGAGTGCTTGGGCTCCGCTTAGGCTTCTGAGGTGGAACCTTCCTCCCCGGCATCTCACCTGAATCGGACTTCTTCATCGCTGGAGACGTAGAAAAAAAGATTTGAAAAAGTTTATGATTAGGTAAAGTAGTGTTAAACCTAATTAATGAATGAACCaattaatgattaaaaaaataaaaataatatgaaaataaaaatatgcccATAATGATATTAACACATGaaaccctaggtttattattattcagctaTGAGTCATAATGTAAAAAACATTTGGTAACAGTGTATTTTAGTACACATTGTGGAATCCCACGCTGAAATGGATGCTAATTGTGGCAGTAAAAAAGAGTGGCAGTTAAAAGAGCGAAGAAGGTcaaaacaaatggaaaatgAATGATATCATCGAcactaatgacattaatattaaCTGACGAAGAGTGTTTTAATTTTATCAACAATAATTACTGTAAAAACAATCAGCTCCACTGTACCCATAAGTTTAACCTGTAATGATAATGCTAATTTAGCTTTAGTGCCTCTGTGCAGTTACTCCCCCACACTCAAGGCAAGTCTAAATGAATCATGCACATTTCAAGCTCCTAGCATCCATTTAAGTACCATTTATTTTGCATCATTATGAAATGTTTCATTTAATCTAAAATGGTAGAGAATATAGTTATGAACAACATCAAGTCATGAGCATGAAAATGTCAAATTTTATACATTAGTTTGTTTGTGAATTTAACATGGCATTACTTTCATCGGCTAATACCACTATTTTAGTCGGTGTAAGTTAGACTAAAATGAAGACTAATCTGTGAGGTTTTTGATTTAATTCTGAAGGAACTACAATTTTCCCAAGCAAGTGTGTGGAGCACAGTTATTATCgcgtattatatataattttgaattattattattattattatatgtgcaTTCTATGCCTAATCATGTGTTTGAGACTTTCTGGCACTAACACAATAAACGTCTAGAAATTTCAGGTTTCTTAGATATCAattatatatcaaataaatgCAGCAACATCAGGGATGAGTCGGGTTATTTATAGagaaaaatatattaaacagcagaaatggcTACCAATTCTGGAACTGCTGTAAGAGATCAAATTGAGAGGTTAAATAAAGAGGTTTTGACTCTTTCCTTAATCTAAGTTGGAGTGATATTAAGAACTGAAGTATAAATCCTAGCTTTTTGGATAGAAATGTACTTGAAGGTACAAAGCCCTGATGCCCTGATCCGTCACAAAGTCACAGCCCACTAACCGTTCTTCTTATCTGAGTGTTTCGACGGATGCTGAggaggtggtgggggtggggcaTCTGGAGGGCCATGGCTTCCTCGGGCCGGGTGCTCCTGCTGTGGCGTCGAGCTGAGACGTGTACTGGGGTGGCGTTTGGGTTTGGCTGGTGGGCAGCGGGCCGCGTTATGGGACGTCTGTGTGTCTGAGTCAGGGTAGTCTCCATTCTCCAGACTCCCGCCCTCCCCCGTGCCCACGGCGTGGCAGGACTGAGAGCGTGGTGCCATGGCAGCGGCGCAGGAGTGTGGGGAGAGGTCCTGAGATGCCGGCATGGTCATAAAACCCATTCGGAAATGGCGGCGGAATGATGCCAGGTCACGGACCTTCCCTACCGTCGCTGATGAGGCATCTTTACAACTGGagctgatggagagagagagagagagagagagagagagagaggtgggcagGGGTTACTTGATGCCATTATTTTTTATGGTTAATAACAGAGGCGCCCAGAAAgcactagagagagagaatgagatactgctaataataatattaacatgcattaatattaattattgctATCATCTGCCATCTCTTTTATCTAACATATGAAGTGTAGTAATACCAATGAAGCACCGAGAAGAGAGAGCAAgtcaagcagagagagagaaagagagagagagagaaagggggagggaGTGAGTGTGTCTAAGGTTAGTAGAGCAGGATCAGGAAGAGGGGGATATTTTTTGAAAGTAACAATCAGATTCCATTAAAGCCTCACCGTTTATTTCATTATCATTTCtctgccatctctctctctcactctcgctctctctctctctctctctactcctcCTTCCCAAAAACACGCTTTAAATAGATCAGTCAATTTCATTTCTCCACAGCCACACTCTCTTACACACCTCTGCTCATTTCCTgagctctctctttttctctctctctctcctcacacacacacacacacacacacgtggtgCAGTGCATGTAGTGTAGTCTCCAGCTGGAGTGTGTGATGAGAGTGTGAAACACAGCccattctcttctcttcttccatccccctctctctcctttactcaCCAACCAATCCACCTCTCCACTCTGCATTCCCCTCTCATCCTCCCCTCTGTTCTGCTCATCTACTATCCTCTCCTTTCCTCCCCCTCTTCTCCTTTCCCATTCTCTGCTTCCCTCACCATTGCTgttctctgctcctctctttgCTCTATCCATCTCCTCTCTACTCTTTAAttccctcttctcctctcctttctgctCTAtgtctctcctttcctctcaaCCCCTCTGCTTTCTGCTCTACTTTTCCTCTAATCTCTACCCATTTCCTACctactcctctcctcttccttctgctctctatttctctcctctcatttctgctcTACTTGTCTTCTCTCCTCCCTACTCCTCTCAGCTCTACTTTTCTCCTCTGTATCCATCTCCTCTCTACTCCTCTCCTTTCTGCTCtacttctctcctctcctcactgCTCTACTTCTCTCCTCTCAACCCCTCTCCTCACTGCTCTACTTCTCTCCTCTACCCATTTCCTCTCtattcctctcctctcctgtttTCTGTTCCTCTCTACTCCTGTCTGCTCTACTTCTCTCCTCTCAACCCCTCTCCTCTCTGtactcctctcctctctgcttTACTTCTCTCCTCTACCCATTTCCATTCTATTCCTCTCCTTTCTGCTCTTCTTCCCTCCCTacttctctcctctctgctctACTTCCCTTCTCTCTATTCCATCCCTCTCCTCTCAACTTCTCCACTCTGCCCATTTTCTCTAtattcctctcttctcctttttgcTTTACTTCTTTTATCCCCCTCTACTCCTCTCTGCTCTACTTCTCTCCTCTCAACCCCTCTTCTCTTGACTCAActcctctcctcatctcttTGCTCTGTTCCTCTCCTCTCGTTCCTGTTCCTTCTTCTCTACTCCTCTCCTCTATAcccatctcctctctcctcctatCTGCTCtacttttcttctcttctctactcctGTGTTCGgtgcttctcctcctcttctactcttctcttctcagtTGTGCTCCTTTCCTATCTGCTCTgcttcatctctctcttctccttgcGCTCATCCTTCATCCTCATcctaaacacagtaaaacagcaCTGCTCTTTCTCCCCCTATCTCCTTTCTGCTCTACTTCTCTTCTTATCACAActcatttcttttctcctcatctcctctctaCTCTCTGCAGTGCTCCTCTCCACTCTACTCCTCTCTTTTTTGCCtaactcctctcctctctcctacACCTAACTCTTCTCTACTCATTTATTCTCTCTTATCtactgctctcctctcctccctgcTCTGCTCCTGTCATCCTCTTtacttctctcctctctgttgtgctcctttcctctttgctctgctttatctctctcttctcttctccttccgCTCTTCCTTGTTAACACAGTAAAACGCCACTGCTCTttctccccgtctctctctctctctctctctctctctctctctcattcgcCGTGGGCCATGACTTTCACTCCATCCCTCATTCCtacttctcctctcttttccctGTACTGAACTACTCCCTTTGCAAGCATTCGCCCCTGTTACTGTTACTATGGCAACCAGACCAccatttgtttgttgtttgttgtgtttCTTTTAACAATCTGCCtggcataaacacacacatgcacacacacacacacacataaatgttAGCTGTCTGGCTTGTTAGGTGTGGCACAGCAGCATACTGCCAAGGCTAAAGGCTTTCATCAATGGAACAAACATGcaaacactctcacacacgcacacacacacatgccagcCACAGAGACAAAGATAATAATCCCTATTATTCTCAGAAAGATGATTCTACTGTAGTATTATTAACTATTGTACATGATCTGTAATACTGTTAATAACATATTATATATGAACCATAGTAGCATGATGTTATTAACGAACCACTAAACATTAATTAGGGCACTATGACCTATTATACACTAATATTAGCTGTGTTGTGTCAATTTATTAGTCTTCAATTActaatcatttttatttcaaaaaCACTCGTTGTGTTTTATCTCTgtgtctcactcactctctctctttctctctctgaccctGTTGAAGGTCGGGTGGTGGAGGCCCAGATGGACACCACTCATTGCAGACCAGAATGCTGCTGTGTGTGGAAAAACGACatgacagcagtgtgtgtgtgtgtgtgtgtgtgtgtgcactgctcTACTGACACACTCTGTTGTTAGGCAGAGAATAGAGAAGCTGCTCAGGCAGCGTGTGTGACCTCCccatcgcacacacacacagcaagcaGGAACTGTCAtgtcacagaaaacacacagagtTCCGCTTCAGTGGTCCGAGCTACAGTACAGAGAAGCTACGAGCACCGGACACACACCCACTCATTACCTTCAGTCAGTCGTTCCTAGCACAcgcatgacacacacacacacacacacacacacatacacatacacatgtccTTATACATACGCTCCTAGGTAAAGGTTTGTGCATGCCCGCCAAATTACACGTGTTACAAGTGTAAATAAGTCATAaactctacagagacacacctTCCCACATTCAAAAGCACAATTACTGTTTAGTAGCTTCATTTAAGAGATTGCAAAAAAAATGCCATAAtgttagcaccacctgcctaatattgtacagatctgagcattcgatGCATGGACTCCAAAAGACCTGGGCTGGGCAatgtggtaaaaatactacatcacaatatttaaagacatttta
Coding sequences within it:
- the LOC140550377 gene encoding neuronal tyrosine-phosphorylated phosphoinositide-3-kinase adapter 1 — encoded protein: MSSGSAQDVAVEHFLRDIERRGQRLHCAVIGCEEEPLRGDMNLLYRKSRLDWRHRDQEGKKSSSCKDASSATVGKVRDLASFRRHFRMGFMTMPASQDLSPHSCAAAMAPRSQSCHAVGTGEGGSLENGDYPDSDTQTSHNAARCPPAKPKRHPSTRLSSTPQQEHPARGSHGPPDAPPPPPPQHPSKHSDKKNAMKKSDSGEMPGRKVPPQKPKRSPSTQLSFDPPPPRVPPPATPLPFQSADPSPHGEGGDDEPVYIEMVGQVFTRETTGAQTPHPLTPSATTPDSDSDQGEAIYEEMKYPIAEDAARDAQRRLPPKHKSAKAYHHASSISSSSTSSSLPRPTSSSPSCPSSSSKPKAAVSISHSSPLPSSTSSASSTPVPQQPLSASPHPPRAPTPFLLPGTKSESEIGSSSKIPAPFPNLLQHKPPLLAFPQPAAASSGISAQHKSSSGKSGSSSGQSPSSLPPNAGTCSSKEGSGGEKEREKDRKDGQLGPAPGLRARSHSTPLPPSSKSSSPYSHHHHHHHPHHRPSHYHHYRKPEKESSKSREAYREGGPLQSSAQTQTQAKEGKSVSFLLKSERERDRERDRERDTPDSCQADSIIHTSQTGTSTTPTPSLPLATSSSSSLSSMTPSASSSSSQRPHSRPHLQRSHTPHLPAYKPPPSDSPLLWTYPSVGFRRPPAYDSLRGGPQLPILQQPEGGAKGGASTSQAQQQAKAGFLPWDSSSSLGIDEQAYWPMHRKLSFSHSSRDTEKEDGRVWNGSTDALLRRDRDDVGVGVRAGGHSGIPVRASSRIGHSESLAGADGPPGFRALPRAGLPLPCQTFPACRNGELGRLGRSSSTSGVRQAGGDVQRQSSLPAREALSQLHALSQAPCSPSLTRPQMQAQQQAQFQLQQLQQHHLQLQFQQLAQLAAQAQPPATGGSGPGSGGPTQRDGKLLEVIERKRCLCKEIKAHRRPDKSLCKQDSMPILPSWRKTPEPRKTGTPPCQRPQAVVWDTAI